Genomic DNA from Streptomyces sp. PCS3-D2:
GTACAACGGCGCGTCGGGTATCCACAGTTCGGATACCCGACGCGCTTCGTCGCGTGCCCCTACTTTGCCGGGCGCACTTGGCCTTCGCTCTGACGCACGCAGACCGGACCGGTCCGGGACCCGGGCAAGGGCCGGACGGGCTGCGATCCGACAGCCGATCCCGCACCGCGCCGCGGATCAGGCGGAAAACGATACGAGGCCGCCCTCGCCCCTCAACGCCCGGTGGTGAGTAGCGTCCCTTCCACCGGGACGGCACTCACCTGAGGCAGGGATGACAAAGCCGCCCCCGCTCTCAGCGGGAGTCGGGCCGGCTTCCCCCGGTCCTGCCCCCTACGCTTGTCCGCGCACGGACAGCGGCTCGCGCTCCGGCTCCAGCAGCCGCATCAGGTGACGTGCCGACTCGTCCCAGGACCACGACTCCTGCACCCACCGGCGGCCCGCGGCACCCATCTGCGCCGCCCGTCCCGGGTCGAGCAGCAGCTGGGTCAGCGCGGCGGCGACCACCTTGGAGTCGGTGCCGTCCACCACCCGGCCCGTATGCCCGTCGAGCACGGTGTCCGGAGCTCCGCCGGAGTCACCGACGACGACGGGCAGGCCGCTGGCGGCCGCCTCCAGGAAGACGATGCCGAGACCCTCCGCCTCCAGGCCGCCCTTGCGCGTCCGGCAGGGCATCGCAAAGACGTCCGCGGCCGCGTAGAACGCCGGGGTCTCGGTGTGGCGCTTGCCGCCGACGAACCGCACGGCGTCGGCGCCGTGACGCTCGGCGAGCCCCCGCAGACGTTTCTCGTCAGGGCCCTTGCCCACGACCAGCAGGACGGCGTCGGGCACCTGGCGGCGGATCAGCGGCATGGCCTCGATCAGCCGGTCCTGCCCCTTGCGCGCCACCAGTCGGGCCACACACAGGATGACGCGCTTGCCCTCCAGGCCCAGTTCGGCGCGGAGGGCGGCCTTGGCCACGGCGTCGGGGCGGTACACCTCCGCATCCACAGCCGGGACGAGCCGGCTCAGCTCGGCGCGCGTTCCGAGGGCGGGTGCGATGCGGGCGCGCGTGTAGTTGCCGAGGTAGGTGACGACGTCCACGCCGTCACCTATCCGGCGCATCATCCGGCGGGCGCCGGGTACCTTCGCCCACCAGATCTCATGCCCGTGCGTGGTTGCCACGATGCGTCGTATGCCGCTGTCGCGTAGGGAGGGCGCCATCAGTGCGAGCGGTGCTGCCGCCCCGAACCAGACCCGGTCGCATCCGTGCGCCCGGGCTATCTCGACGGCCCTCTTCGTGACGCGGGCGGTCGGGAGCAGCATGCGGCTGGTATCCCGTACCACGGGGAACGGAAGGCTACTGTCGTAGGCGGTGTCACCCGGCTCGTGGGAAGTGTAGACAACGACGTTGTCGTCCGGCACCCGCGTGGCCATGGCATGGACGAAGGTCTCGATTCCCCCTTGGCGAGGCGGGAAGTCGTTGGTGATGACAAGGGTGGAGCCCATGGCAGTGCAGGTTCCTTCAGTTCGAGGTGATCGGGCGGACGGTGAAGAGGTAGTTCCGGCAGTCGTCCGTCACTTCGGAGACCTGGTCCCAACCACCGCTGCGCCAGCGATGCATGGTGTAGTCGAAAAGGCCCAGGCGGCTGACGAGATCGGCCGACTTTACGTCGTACTTCGCGAGGTGGCGGTCCTCGATCTCCAGCAGCAGGGAGGGCCGGTGGCGCAGCAGGGTGCTTCGGGCGCCTGACAGAACGGCCCCCTCGGCTCCCTCGACATCGGCCTTGATGAAGTCGACGCGGTCCAGCCGCATGTGGTGGCACAGGCCGTCCACCGTCCGCACCGGCGTGGCCACCGGAACGGCTCGGGGGAACTCGCGGTTGGGGCCCGGTCCGGAAGCGCCCTCGGTGAGGTAGGCGCGTCCGTGGACGGGGAGCAGGCGCCGCCGCGGCAGGCTCATCGTGCCCTCCTGTGCGCGCTCGCCCAGAGCGGTGCGGTGCACGGTGACGTTGCGGCAGCCGAGTGCTCCGGTCACGGTGCGCAGCCACTTGGCGGGACCGGGGAGCGGCTCGACGCTGTACACGGCACCGGTCGGCCCGACGAGGTCCGACAGGACCCAGGTGTAGAGGCCGTACTCGGCCCCGATGTCGAGACAGACCGCGCCCGGCGGCACGAAGGGCCGCAGGCCCTCGACTTCGTCCTCGACGAACGGGAAGCGCGACGAGGCCCAGCGCAGCCCACTCGCGACCGCGGACACCCGCATCCCCTGTTGGGGGCGGCCGCCACGGACCGGTCCAGGCGGACCCGCCGGAGGAGTTGAGCTGCCGCCCATCGAAGGCCCTTTCATTGTCATATGGTCCGTCCCGTACGACCATCCGCAGCCTCCGCCATCACCGGCCGGCTCTGGCGCACCACCAGGCTGCTGCCTCGCGGCCTGGCCTGCTCGTACGTACGGAACGCGGTCCAGCAGACGAGCAGGGCCGTCGCGAACGCAGGCAGCCAGGCCAGCCGCGCGAGAACCCAGCCCGGGTTATCGGGCACCGTGTGCATTCCGGGCAGGGGGTCTCCGGCGAGGAAGCCGATGGCGGTCACTGCCATCATCGATGTCTGGTGCCACAGGAAGATAGTCATCGCGGACAGGTTGACCATGGCCACAGCGGCCCAGACCCCGGGCCGGGCGAGCATCCTGCGCAGCGGACCGAGCAGCAGGAGGGCCGCACCGCACTGGGCGGCACCGAAGGTGACGGTAGCCAGGTTGGGCGGGTCCAGGTTGGAGACGGGGTGCCCCGGGACACCGACCATGGCGGCGGGATATCCGGCCCACACGACCAGCCCCGCACAGGCGGCAGCGCCACCGAGCAGCAGCATCCAGTGCGTCACCCGGCTGCGCACCGCTCCTCGCGCCCAGGCGGCCCCCAGGCAGTAGGGGACGAGCCAGCCGGCCAGCACGTTCATTGAGTTGAGCCACTCGGGCCCGTCCAGCCCGAACCGGATCACGTCGACGTGCAGCACGACGGCGAACGGCCACAACGGGTGCAGCCGCGTCGCGAGCGGGGTCAGAGCTGTCAGCACGGCGAAGACCAGCAGGAACCAGAGCGGGGACAGCACCAGCTTGCACAGTGTGTGCAGGGTCCGGTCGTCCACTCCGGCGCTGAGCATCACGACCACGGCGACGGTCCACACCGCCAGCACCACGGCGACGGGCCGGAACAGTCTGGCCAACCGGGTGCCGAGCCATCGCCCGTAGCCGATGCCCTTGGCCCGGGCGGAGACGTAGCTCCGCGCTCCCACCAGACCGCCGACCAGGAAGAAGACCGCCAAGGTCTGGAACGCCCAGGAGAGCGGGGTGAGTTCAGGCATGTAGAGGAGCGGGCTGGCGCTACGCAGGGTGCCGCTGTCGGCGACCAGCGCGGTCACCGTCCAGTGGCCCAGCACCACCCCCAGAATGGCGAAGGCTCGCAGCGCGTCAACGGCGCGATCCCTGGCCGCCGGCGTGGCGGCGTCGATCCGGCGAACGAGGTCACGCACCGTTTCCTCCCGGGTGCTTGTCGGGTGCGGGTTGGCCCGTGACGATCCGGGCGATGTTCCGCAGGGACGGGGAGCGTGGTTTCAGGTAGTCGCTGTGGCCGCTGTCGCCCGCGTCGAAGATGCGCGCGCCGAACTCCGGGGCGATCGGGTCCGTCCCGAAGCCCACGGCGAGCGGACCCAGTCCGACCTTGTAGTGCGGCACGTTTCGGATCCAGTCGGTGCTGCCGCGCCCGGCCCACACGGCGGCGCCGGTGTGCAGGCCGGCGGCGTCGTCGAAGCCCGTGCCGGGGCTTCCGTAGAGGACGATGTCGGCGACCTGCGCCCCGGAAGCGGCGCGGGCACAGACGACGCTGCCGTAGGAGTGGCAGACGAGGGTGGTCCGGGCCGCGGGCTTGCTGGCACCGAGGCCCCTGAGGAACGAGGTAAGCCCGGAGGCGGCTTCCTCCGCCCGTCCCGAAGTCACCGAAGCCAGGCTCACCGTGGTGGGGGTCTGGTAGCCGAGCCAGGCGACGACGGCGGTCCGGTCACCCGAGGCGCGCTGCAAGGACGTGCTGCCACTGCGCAGACGCCAGTAGTTGTCCACGCTGATGCCGGCGCCCGGGACCATCACCGCGATCGTGTCGGCGGTCGACAGGTCCCCGAAGACCTCGACGACGCGGCCCCCGTCGCGGCCGTCGAAGGTGAGCACCTGGCGCCCGGGGGCGCGGAATTCGCGCAGAGCCGCGGCCCTCTTGCCGTCACCGTGTGCGGTGGCCGCCCGCTCGGCGGCGCCGAGGTCCGCTCGGGTGGCGGCATACCGCTCGGAGAGGGCCTGCGCGCTCGCGACGGGGACGGAGCCGGAGGTGGCCGGAACCGGGGCGGGTACGTCCGCGGGCCGGGCGGCGCCGGACACCGGAGCAGCCACGGACACCATGACCAATGCGATGAGTGCAGCACGGCGCAGGCGGTTTCCGCTGGGCCAAGAGGCCATGGCAGGTAATTCCTTCCGTGCCTGGACGACTGTCGTACGTTCTCGCCGATGAGGCTATTGATCACACAGTCGAACTGTCATCACGCCAGCGATGTACCTCCTCAGGACTACGGGCCAGAAACCAGCTCATGGCCGGAATTCGCCTGCCGTGCAGTCGACTCTTCCGTTCGGCCGCACGGCCCGCTCCGTCCTGTAGTTCCGGCCCCATCTCAATCTGAACGTGTCTGCCGGTGCTTTGACGCACCAATTCGGATAGGGCTCGGGCCACCGGGAATACGGGTTCATCGCTCGGGAGAATGGCGGCGAACAGACGGTGGACGCGAAGCAGGGCCCGTCGGCGCTGACGCCCGACCGGGCCCCGGGCCCTGCTCGTTCTGTGTGTGCCCCGAGTTAGGATTCGACCCCACGCTGTCGGGACCACCGCTCAGCCCTGCGGACAGCGCGTCCGCAGGGCTGAGCGGGTCGGCTCCCGGCGGATGCCGACCGGCCTCTGCGGAATACTGACGTCCCCGCCCACGGTGTGGGCGGTCTCGTTCGCCGTAACGCGTAGCGCAAGCAGTCGCCTGGGTGGCCGAGGCTGTCCCCGGCGGTGACTTCGTGGAGATCCCCGACAGCGGGCGCCTCGGGAACCTGGAGCGTCCCGAGGCCGTGAACGCGGTGATACTCGTGCTTCACCGCAAACTGACCGGACCGGTCCGCGCCGGCTGCTCGGCGCTCGCCGTACGGGCGCGACGCCCAGGGCGCCGGCCCGTGAGAGCGGTGACGGGGGACACCAGGATCACGGGCCGGCTCCGGGCCGAACGCCTACAGGTACTGCGCGTCGCGCAGCACCTCGGCGGTGGTCATGACAGCAATCTAGAAGGCGGGACGACGGCAGCACCTCCTTCCACCGATGTATCCGTCCGCGGCCGTCATCCTTGAGATGTACGCCGCCCCGGCGGGCGGGTCGGAGAGGGGTCAGCGTTTCGGCGCCGTTCAAGTGACGCGGAACCTCAGTTGATCGCCAGGTTTCGGCTCCTGCGTGCGGAATTGGCGGCGAAATTCTGGATTCGACGGCCTCCTCCCGACAGTTGAACACTGGCACCGGCTGGGAGACAACCTCACCTCGTAGCCGAACAGCGCGACACGGAGCGAAAGAAGACTGCTCGACGCATTCACGCCATCCCAAACATTGATCATCCACACGCACTCGAGTCATCCTGTCCCTGGAGAGTGCCCATGCGCGCCCGGGGCGCGTGTTTCGCCTCTCGTTGGATCTCGAAGAGAGGTGGGGAGCAGATGGCTGAGGAGCCGTTGTTTCTGCGTTCGAAGGCCATTGTGGAGCCGTTGGTTGACCGGTTCTTCGCGTGGCCGCATACGCTGGCGCCGGTGCAGGCGGCGATGAATCTGGCGTTTTTGCAGGTGCCGATGCTGGAGTCGTATCTGCAGTCCCCGAAGGTGCATGTCGCGGCGAGTAACAATCCTGAGCTGCGGGGTGGGTATTTCATCAACATTCCGGAGGAGCGTGCCGATGAGGTGCGTGATCTTCTGGAGGGGATCAAGCGGGACCGGGTGGACATGCTGCGGTTCGCGGAGGCGATCGCCGCGGGTCAGGAGATCCTGCGGGCGAACGCGACGGGGTTCGACCTGACGCCGTTGTATCCGAAGATGCCGGCGGAGCTGAACGGTCTGGTGGAGCTGGCGTACGACACGGACAACCAGGCGCAGATGCGGTTCATGGAGCCGCTGGTCTACAAGAGCAGTGTGTATTCCGAGGCGCGGCAGTCGGTGCAGCTGTCGCTGGAGCCGGGGTATGAGCGTCCGTTCATTCTGAGTACGCCGCGGCTGCCGTCGCCGGATGTCCTGGAGCTGGCGGTGCCGTTCCGTCACGCGGGTCTGGAGGAGCTGTTCAAGGCGCGGGTGAGTCCGGCGACGCTGTCGCATCTGCGGGAGGCGCTGGAGCTGGACGATGCGCAGGCCAAGCAGTTGTCGGGGCTGCTGACGGACCGTCCCAGCGGTGCGCCGGACCGGCACATCGATGGGGGCGGGCGGATCCGGTACTTCGGGCACGCGTGTCTGGTGATGCAGACGCCCGAGGCGGCGATCGTGACGGACCCGTTCATCAGTGCGGACAGTTCCGCCGGTGACCGGTACACGCTGGATGATCTTCCTGATTTCATCGATCTGGTGCTGATCACGCACGGGCATCAGGACCACATCGTGCTCGAGACGCTGCTGCAGCTGCGCGGTCGGGTCGGTGCGATCGTGGTGCCGCGTTCTTCGCGCGGGAACCTGGCGGACCCGTCGATGGCCCTGATGCTGCGGCAGCAGGGTTTCCCGGTCGTCGAGGTCGACGATTTCGACGAGGTGGAGTTCCCGGGCGGGAAGGTCACGGCGACGCCGTTCCTCGGTGAGCACTGTGACCTGGACATCCGGGCGAAGTCCACTTTCTGGGTGGAGCTCGCGGGCAAGAAGGTGTTCGTCGGTGCGGATTCCTCGGGTATCGACCCGATGCTGTACCGGCGGATCAAGGGTCATCTGGGGACGGCTGACATCGCGTTCCTGGGAATGGAGTGTGATGGTGCGCCGCTGACGTGGCTGTACCAGGCGCTGCTGACGATCCCGGTGTCGAAGAAGCTGAGCAATTCGCGGAAGCTGTCGGGGTCGAACGCGGAGCAGGCTGCGGCGATCATGACGGAACTCGGTGCGCACGAGGCGTACGTGTACGCGATGGGTGAAGAGCCCTGGCTGGGACACGTGATGGCGACGACTTACACCGAGGACACGTACCAGATCAAGCAGATCGAAGAATTCATGACCTGGTGCAAGGACCGGGACATCAAGGCCGGTCACCTCTACCGCCAGCAGGAATGGCGCTGGTAGTCACGCACCGGCCCAGCCAACCCGAACGGCCCTGACCCACTCTTCGTTCCCGTTCTCCAGGAGTTACCCATGGTTGTGCGAGGCGTAGCCTATGTCGAGTTGTACACGAAGGATAAAATATCGACTGTCGATCACCTCGTATCGGCCATGGGCTTCACCCGGGTCGCCGACTCGGTCGAAGTGGACCGGAGTTCCGTGCTGCTTCGGCAGGGTGAGGTCCTCCTGGTCGTCACTTCCGGCTGGGGGACGTGGAAGTTTCTCGACGATCACGGAGACGGGGTCGCCGACATCGCCGTGGCGTGCGAGGACGTGCCGACGACCCGGGATGCCGCGCTGAAGGCCGGCGCGAGGGTGACGACGTCCCCGCAGGGGAACCCGGTCGTGCCCGCGTTCGGCGGGGTCCACCACACCCTGGTGCCGGTTCCTGCGCGAGCGGGCGCCGCCCTGCCGGCAGGCCGCCGGTGGATCCCCACTCCCGGGGCGCCGGCCATGCCGGGCGGGCGGGTGCGGTCGCTCGACCACATCGCGGTCCATCTCGCGCGGGACGGCTTCGCGGACTACGCCGCCTTCTGCCACCAGGTCTTCGGATTCTCCCGCTCCTCCCCCGAACGCCTCTGCCTCGGGGACCGGGTCATGGACTCGGTCGTCGTCCGCGGTGCTTCCCGGAGCGCCGCCTTCGTACTGACCACGGTGGCCGACGGGCGCGGGCCGGAGGTCGGTGAACCAGACGTCTTCCTCGACAGGAACGACGGTCCCGGCGTCCAGCGCCTGGCGTTTCTCGTCGACGACGTCCTGTCCACCACCCGGGAGTTCGGGGAGCTGGGCGTGCGCTTCCTTCCCGCCGGGAGCGCCGGGGACGCCCCGTCCGCCCGGGCGTGGACCGCGGCCGGCCTGCCACAGGAGGAACTCGCCGCGCTGCGGGCCGCGGACGTGGCGGTCCACCACGACGGGCGGGGACTGCTCATGGAGTCCTTCAGCCGCTCGCCCTTCGAGCGCGAGACGCTCTCCTTCCAACTCGTACAGCGCCTCGGCTCAAAGGCGTTCAGCACGGCGGGTGTCCGGGCGCAGTACGATGCCCTGGACGAGGCGGTCAACCCCGCCCGCTGACCCCCATCGCCCCGGGCGACCCGCGCCTCCAGCCGCCTCAGCGCCCGGAGGCGCGGGTCCGCATCGCACGACACATCTGTGAGCAGTGTGTCGGTGTGGTCCACAATGTAGGACGTGATGAGTACGCAGGACGGTGGAGGGCTCTCGGCAATGGGCGGTCACGCGGACGCGGCGTTGCGCGCCGTCATCGTCGATGATCAGGCGTTGGTGCGCACCGGGTTCCGCATGCTCTTGATGGCGGGCGGGATCGAGGTGGTCGGCGAGGCGTCCACCGGTGGCGAGGCAGTCGCGGTGGTGCGTCGCACCCGGCCCAACGTGGTGCTGATGGACATCCGGATGCCGGAGATGGACGGCATTGAGGCGACCCGGCGGATCGTCGCCGACGAGGCGTGCGACACCCGCGTCATCATCCTGACAACCTACGACCTCGACGAGTACGTGTACGCCGCGCTGTCGGCGGGAGCGAGCGGCTTCCTGCTGAAGGACGTCACCCCCGAGCACCTGACGGCCGCGGTGCGTCTGGTCCAGGCGAGCGACGCCCTGCTGGCGCCGAACATCACGCGCCGCCTGATCGAGCGTTTCGCTCCGCGGACCTCGGTGAAGACCGCGGTGCACCGGAACCTGTCCGCACTGACGCAGCGCGAACTGGAAGTGCTGCGCCTGCTGGCCACCGGCCTGAGCAACGCCGAGCTGGCGGACCACCTATCCCTCAGCGCCGCGACGGTGAAGACCCACGTCGCGCGGATCCTGTCCAAACTGGGGCTCCGTGACCGCGTCCAGGCGGTCGTGCTGGCCTACGAGACCGGCTTGATCTCCCCGGGTGAGCAGCCCGGCCGCTGACCGAGTCCGAGCCGGTCCAGCCTTCCAGGTCCCCTGCCCTGCCCCGCAGCCCAGTTGAGGACACCGTACGAACCGCGTGCTGATCGCGGACGACCAGATGCTGGTCCGCCAGGGCTTCACGGTGCTGCTGAACTGCGAGCCCGATATCGAGGTCGTGGGTCAGGCCATGGACGGCGACGACGCCGTCGCCGAGCTGTCGCCCGACGTGGTGCTGACGGCCATACGTGCCCGGGATCAGCGGCATCGAGGCGGCCCGGCGGATCAAGGCATCGCCCGAGGTCACGCCAAGGTTCTCGTGCTGACGACCTTCTCCCTGGACGAGTACGTCTACGAGGCCCTGCGGGCCGGCGCGTCCGGGCTCCTGCTCAAGGACGGATCGGACGAGGGACTCGCGCGTGGAGTACGGGTGGTGGCTGCGGGTGACGCCCTGCTCCCCGGACGTCATGCCTCTGATGACAGAGTTCTCCCGCGTGACCGACGATCACCGCCCGGCGGTGAGGGGCCGCTCCGGCAACCTGACGGAACGGGAGGCCGAAGTGCTGGGTCTCATCGCACCGGTCCGATGAACGCGGTGATCGCTGAACGTCTGGTGGTAGCGGAGCAGACGGTCGAAACCCATGTAAGCAGGATCCTGCTCAAGCAGAACCTTCGCGACCGGAACCAGGCGACGATCTACGCCTACGAACCGGGACCGGTGAGGCCGGGCGGTCGTGGAGGCCCCCCCGGGCGTGCCCCGGTGCGCCGGCTGTTGCCGTAGCTGTAGCGGGTTGCGGTTACGGCGGGCAGCCTCAGGCCCGGCCGAGAACGACGACCGCGTTGTGCCCGCCGAAGCCGAAAGAGTTGCTGACGGCGACGGGCAGGGCGACGTGCCGCGGAGCCGAGTGGACGATGTCGATGTCGGCGATGTCCGCTCCGGGTGTCCGGAAGTTGGCGGTGGGCGGGATCACCGAATCCCGGATCGACAGGGCAGCGAACGCGGCCTCGACCGCTCCGGCTGCCCCCAGCATGTGGCCGGTCACGCCCTTGGTGGAGGTGACCGCGGCGCCCCGGCCGAAGACCCGCTCGATCATGCGCGCCTCGACGGCGTCTCCCTGCGGCGTGCTCGTCGCGTGGGCGTTGACGAGGGACACGTCCGACGCGGCGACCCCCGCGTCCTGGAGCGCCTCGTGCAGGGCCAGCTCCGCGTAACGGCCGTCGGGGTCGGGCGAGGTCAGGTGGTGGGCGTCCGAGGAGGCTCCGTAGCCGAGCAGTCGCGCATAGGGGATCCGGCCCCGCGCTTCGGCGCTCTCCACGCGCTCCAGGACGAGTACGGCCGCGCCTTCGCCCACGACGAAGCCGTCGCGGTGTTCGTCGAAGGGCCGGGAAGCGGCGGAGGGGTCCTCGCAGCGGCGCGACAGCGCCTTCAGCCGGTCGAAGGCCGTGGTCACCAGGGGGGTCACGGCGGCTTCGGTGCCACCGGCCAACACCACGTCGCAGCGGCCCGATCGCAGCAGGTCCAGGGCGAAACCCAGAGCCGTGGTGCCTGCCGCGCACGCGGTGGAGAGGGTGAGGGAAGGTCCGTGCAGGCCGAGGTCCATGGCCACCGAACCCGCCGCGATGTTGCCGATGGCCTTCGGGACGGTGAGCGGGTTCACGGTGCGCGGACCCTTGTCCCGCAGCCGCTGCCCCTGCTCCTCCCACGTTCCCTGACCGCCGACCGCGGTGCCGAGGACGACACCGACCCTGGCCGGATCCCAGGAGCCGTCGGCCGGCGCCGCGTCGGCGACGGCAGCGCGTGCCGCGGCGACCGCGAACTGGGCGAAGGGGTCCATGCGGCGGGAGTCGCTGCCGAACACCTCCTGCCGATCGAAGCCGGTCACGGCGCAGCTGAACGTGACGCCCAGGCCCGACAGGCGGGGATCGGCCGCGGCCGTCGGGCGCCCCGCGCAGGCGGTCTCCCAGGCCGTAGCGGTGTCCGCGCCCGCCGGGGTGACCATGCCGATGCCGCTGATCACGACATCGGGATGGCGGAATCCGTGACCCGTCATGCCGGGAGGACCGCCCCACTGGCCTCCAGCAGCGCGGACAGTTCTCCCACGGTCGTATCGGCGCTCAGGTTCTCCTCCTCGATGGTGACACCGAGTTCGTCCTCGAGCTGTGCACTGAGTTCCGCCAGGGACAGCGAGTCCACCTCCAGTTCCTTGAAGGACCGGGTGGGCTGGATGTCACCGGACACTTTGTAAACGGTTCCGAGGACGTGGGAGAGGTAGTCGACGAACATAGCGCATTCCCTTCGTTCGGATCGCGTGGACCCTTTGGATCCCTTTGATCTCGCTCCATTAAATTTCTGAACGCACGGCCGTCAGCTGTGGCCATGTCAGCGCGACGGAACCCCAGGTCAATCCGCCGCCAAAGGCGGTGAGTACCGTCCGGGCCCCGGTCTGGAGCCGCCCGCTGGCCAGCGCGCCGGCCAGCGCGAGCGGAATGGAGGCGGCCGCCGTGTTGCCGGTGCGGGCCAGTTCGCACACCGCGGCGTGCGGCGGTACGCCGATCCGGTCCGCGACCGCCTGGATGATGCGGGCGTTCGCCTGGTGCGGCACGAGAGCACCGACGCTTTCCGGTGTCCAGGCACAGTCCTTCATGACCCGCAGGGCCGAATTCGTCATCTGCTCGACGGCCCGCAGGTACACTTTCCGGCCCGCCATGGTGAACCAGCGTTCCGCATCCGGCTGTTCGCGTGCTCCCGGTACGTGGATGAGGTCCTTGCCCGAGCCGTCGCTGCCGAGGTCGAACGCGAGCAGGGCGCCCTGCTCCCGGGAAGAACCGCGGCGCAGCACTACCGCACCCGCGCCGTCGCCGAAGATCACAGCGGTGGCCCGGTCCGTGGGATCGACGATACGGGAGTAGGTCTCGGCCGCGACCACCAGGACGCTGTCCGCGATACCGCTCGTGATCAGCCCCGCGGCGGTCGCCACCGAGTAGACGAAGCCGCTGCACACGGCGGAGACGTCGAAGGCGGGGACCGTGTCGAGCCCCAGGCGGTGCGCGATCTCCGGGGCGGCGGCCGGCACCGGGCGGTCCGGTGTGGTGGTGGCCAGGATCAGGGCATCCACCGTGTCCCGGCCGGCCGACTGCAGCGCGTTGGCCCCAGCCTCGCACGCGAGATCCCGTGTGGAGACGTCGGGTCCGACCCGGCGTCGTGCGGCGATGCCGGTGCGCGTACGGATCCACTCGTCGCTGCTGTCAAGGTCCCGGGCCAGCGTGTCATTGTCGAATTCACCGGTCGGCAGACACGTGCCGAGA
This window encodes:
- a CDS encoding beta-ketoacyl synthase, with amino-acid sequence MTGHGFRHPDVVISGIGMVTPAGADTATAWETACAGRPTAAADPRLSGLGVTFSCAVTGFDRQEVFGSDSRRMDPFAQFAVAAARAAVADAAPADGSWDPARVGVVLGTAVGGQGTWEEQGQRLRDKGPRTVNPLTVPKAIGNIAAGSVAMDLGLHGPSLTLSTACAAGTTALGFALDLLRSGRCDVVLAGGTEAAVTPLVTTAFDRLKALSRRCEDPSAASRPFDEHRDGFVVGEGAAVLVLERVESAEARGRIPYARLLGYGASSDAHHLTSPDPDGRYAELALHEALQDAGVAASDVSLVNAHATSTPQGDAVEARMIERVFGRGAAVTSTKGVTGHMLGAAGAVEAAFAALSIRDSVIPPTANFRTPGADIADIDIVHSAPRHVALPVAVSNSFGFGGHNAVVVLGRA
- a CDS encoding acyl carrier protein, translated to MFVDYLSHVLGTVYKVSGDIQPTRSFKELEVDSLSLAELSAQLEDELGVTIEEENLSADTTVGELSALLEASGAVLPA
- a CDS encoding FkbM family methyltransferase, which translates into the protein MRVSAVASGLRWASSRFPFVEDEVEGLRPFVPPGAVCLDIGAEYGLYTWVLSDLVGPTGAVYSVEPLPGPAKWLRTVTGALGCRNVTVHRTALGERAQEGTMSLPRRRLLPVHGRAYLTEGASGPGPNREFPRAVPVATPVRTVDGLCHHMRLDRVDFIKADVEGAEGAVLSGARSTLLRHRPSLLLEIEDRHLAKYDVKSADLVSRLGLFDYTMHRWRSGGWDQVSEVTDDCRNYLFTVRPITSN
- a CDS encoding response regulator transcription factor; this encodes MSTQDGGGLSAMGGHADAALRAVIVDDQALVRTGFRMLLMAGGIEVVGEASTGGEAVAVVRRTRPNVVLMDIRMPEMDGIEATRRIVADEACDTRVIILTTYDLDEYVYAALSAGASGFLLKDVTPEHLTAAVRLVQASDALLAPNITRRLIERFAPRTSVKTAVHRNLSALTQRELEVLRLLATGLSNAELADHLSLSAATVKTHVARILSKLGLRDRVQAVVLAYETGLISPGEQPGR
- a CDS encoding glycosyltransferase family 4 protein, with product MGSTLVITNDFPPRQGGIETFVHAMATRVPDDNVVVYTSHEPGDTAYDSSLPFPVVRDTSRMLLPTARVTKRAVEIARAHGCDRVWFGAAAPLALMAPSLRDSGIRRIVATTHGHEIWWAKVPGARRMMRRIGDGVDVVTYLGNYTRARIAPALGTRAELSRLVPAVDAEVYRPDAVAKAALRAELGLEGKRVILCVARLVARKGQDRLIEAMPLIRRQVPDAVLLVVGKGPDEKRLRGLAERHGADAVRFVGGKRHTETPAFYAAADVFAMPCRTRKGGLEAEGLGIVFLEAAASGLPVVVGDSGGAPDTVLDGHTGRVVDGTDSKVVAAALTQLLLDPGRAAQMGAAGRRWVQESWSWDESARHLMRLLEPEREPLSVRGQA
- a CDS encoding acyltransferase is translated as MRDLVRRIDAATPAARDRAVDALRAFAILGVVLGHWTVTALVADSGTLRSASPLLYMPELTPLSWAFQTLAVFFLVGGLVGARSYVSARAKGIGYGRWLGTRLARLFRPVAVVLAVWTVAVVVMLSAGVDDRTLHTLCKLVLSPLWFLLVFAVLTALTPLATRLHPLWPFAVVLHVDVIRFGLDGPEWLNSMNVLAGWLVPYCLGAAWARGAVRSRVTHWMLLLGGAAACAGLVVWAGYPAAMVGVPGHPVSNLDPPNLATVTFGAAQCGAALLLLGPLRRMLARPGVWAAVAMVNLSAMTIFLWHQTSMMAVTAIGFLAGDPLPGMHTVPDNPGWVLARLAWLPAFATALLVCWTAFRTYEQARPRGSSLVVRQSRPVMAEAADGRTGRTI
- a CDS encoding response regulator → MLIADDQMLVRQGFTVLLNCEPDIEVVGQAMDGDDAVAELSPDVVLTAIRARDQRHRGGPADQGIARGHAKVLVLTTFSLDEYVYEALRAGASGLLLKDGSDEGLARGVRVVAAGDALLPGRHASDDRVLPRDRRSPPGGEGPLRQPDGTGGRSAGSHRTGPMNAVIAERLVVAEQTVETHVSRILLKQNLRDRNQATIYAYEPGPVRPGGRGGPPGRAPVRRLLP
- a CDS encoding alpha/beta hydrolase — translated: MASWPSGNRLRRAALIALVMVSVAAPVSGAARPADVPAPVPATSGSVPVASAQALSERYAATRADLGAAERAATAHGDGKRAAALREFRAPGRQVLTFDGRDGGRVVEVFGDLSTADTIAVMVPGAGISVDNYWRLRSGSTSLQRASGDRTAVVAWLGYQTPTTVSLASVTSGRAEEAASGLTSFLRGLGASKPAARTTLVCHSYGSVVCARAASGAQVADIVLYGSPGTGFDDAAGLHTGAAVWAGRGSTDWIRNVPHYKVGLGPLAVGFGTDPIAPEFGARIFDAGDSGHSDYLKPRSPSLRNIARIVTGQPAPDKHPGGNGA
- a CDS encoding MBL fold metallo-hydrolase, with translation MAEEPLFLRSKAIVEPLVDRFFAWPHTLAPVQAAMNLAFLQVPMLESYLQSPKVHVAASNNPELRGGYFINIPEERADEVRDLLEGIKRDRVDMLRFAEAIAAGQEILRANATGFDLTPLYPKMPAELNGLVELAYDTDNQAQMRFMEPLVYKSSVYSEARQSVQLSLEPGYERPFILSTPRLPSPDVLELAVPFRHAGLEELFKARVSPATLSHLREALELDDAQAKQLSGLLTDRPSGAPDRHIDGGGRIRYFGHACLVMQTPEAAIVTDPFISADSSAGDRYTLDDLPDFIDLVLITHGHQDHIVLETLLQLRGRVGAIVVPRSSRGNLADPSMALMLRQQGFPVVEVDDFDEVEFPGGKVTATPFLGEHCDLDIRAKSTFWVELAGKKVFVGADSSGIDPMLYRRIKGHLGTADIAFLGMECDGAPLTWLYQALLTIPVSKKLSNSRKLSGSNAEQAAAIMTELGAHEAYVYAMGEEPWLGHVMATTYTEDTYQIKQIEEFMTWCKDRDIKAGHLYRQQEWRW